TGTGAAAACGGTTCGAGTGATCAAATTGGCAGAAATCATGGAGTTTTAATGCCCCACGGAATACACGCTGCGTACGAAAGGTCCGGCGACcctaaaatatctcgaaacaTGTgcgatttgttaaaaaaaacgcctaaaataaaaattgaagaagtaCAAAAATTTCACGGAAATTTCATTCAGCGAACCGAAGTTATTCTTCTCTTATGGAATGCGGTGCGGTTCGGCAGCTATTGTAGAAGCAaagaaaaaaggcaaaaaactggaaattgTTCTCGTATAAACGAAAGAATTTGCATGGAAGGAAGCGCTCAACGTGTGCAGCCTGAACTGCTCGACGATGAATTAAATTATAGAAGAATTCCGTAATAACACGTTCCAGCATTTCAACAGTAATGAGACAGCGTTCATCAGTAATTCTTCATTCATTTAAATCGGTCGGTTCGGTGACGTGCATCTTACTTTTCGAATGGCCCCATACAAAATAGTCAAGGGACGTCAAATCCGGCGATTTAGGGGGCCATTTTATTTCACCTCCGCGTCCTAACCGAGCTGCACGATAAGCAAGTTGACGATTAGATAGATTAGACGAACAAAGCGAAGCCATTATCATCCTTATTAATAACACTTCGGATGGCCTTCCCGATTATCAGATTTGTCGCATCTGCACATTTTGAGCACTTAACACAACGAAAATAAGTTCATTAGGTTTTCTTCGTGTCTGCAATCGCTGCTGCGCCGCCGTAATCCATCGGGGGATGTGTTACATGGAGTGCGTTCAGAACGCGAAGGTGGATCAGAAAATGTCATGTAAAGTTCGCCATTCCATGAGGAAAAACATAACTTCAGTTCGCTGTTACTCTGTAACGCCCCCAattttaaggcattttttagtaaattgggtagttttagagatatttcaggATTTCTAGACTTTCCACATACAGTCTAAAATACGTATAATACTGGGTGTCACAAAAAAGTAGGCCAATCTGCCAACCACAGATTCTCTGAGGAAAAATAACGGGACTGAGGGTCAAGATACATTTTGCCTCCTGAACGTGCTTAGTGCTACGCCAATGGCTTCCAATCAAGGTTCATTTAAAACACTATCattcttcacattttttttttccttttaaaaaactttgataGTGTTCTTCCCTTGgtagaaaaattcaatttaatgctCGTCTgcttgtaaaaaaaacttatgaaaGTATTAGAAAGATGTTGGATTGCAAATGATGAAATTGATAAAACTCGATTTGCATTTAAgcgaattatttttattataaaaattcattccACCTTGGTTTaatccttttaaaatttaacaacaaatacTGTTCAACACGCACGTTAaacagtaaattaaaataaataaataaaacaacttttttacaaTCAGCTAAGCATTAATTTCGACTTTTTTCTCAGATAAACtatgtgaaaattttgtaaGGGGCAAAAAATTGTGATAAATGAACGGTGTTGTAAATAAACCTTGCTTGGAAGTCATTGGCGTGGAACCAAACTAATTCGGGGGGGACAAAACGTATCTAAactcttatttttattaactgtcaattaatattagattcttgtttttttgcaatataagACTTCTTAAGctaaatatgtgttttttttaattgatgaaTTGGTGCCAATGTGCCAATCGGATTGCCACCTGGGTAATTAAATACTAACAATTTAAACGTGTAATCTGCACAAACTCTTGTAGATCGCCTGACTTAACTCCTCTTCAAGTTATAGGATTTTTAACCAAATAAGGGAGCGTTGTTAAGAGTGAATTTGTCTATACAGAATACCTATAAGCAcgaggaaattttaataaacccaTATTAAAGTATTCAGTAACGAGGCAGCCATTTATCAATTGGTGAGTTGCAGTTGTGTTAATATGTTGAACTCAGAAGACGTAAGAATAACATCTTCATTTAGTAATCACTATGGGTAATACACTTACCAACGTTTTAGTTcgtattgaattttattaatatttcgatgaatttaatgatttatagtaatagaaaaacaaatattttagccTCATTCTTGTTAATTACAACTCGTATAATTATTTACCCGGGCGCTGCCcgttaatgcattttttctcTATTCATTGCTGACTGTTACGTCATTATCGTTGCATTTTCCTTCAATTCACGTTGCTCGAGTGACGACacaaaaagattttaaacaaaaactgcttgattctacagggtgttccgcgAAGAGAGGAAAATACTTTAGCAGACAATTATACAGCACGTTTCCTGCAAAaaggattttctaaaattccagTGGTGTTCCTTACAGATTGGAATGCGTCAATGAGACGTTGGTGGAGAACTTGGATCGAACGCACTAACCCTGCCTCGcaaactgaattatttagaTATCGCCCTAAAAAAACTCCAATGAGGTACAATTCGGGACATGTGGGGCCAAGTTGGAGGGCCTGCTGTACCAATGTAACGACTTGGAAACGACAAATTTCAATATGGCGCACTGTCGTTGGAAAATGAGTGGCGCCACCGTCGTGCATAAAACACATTTATCGACAAACTTTTAAAGGCACACGGTCCAATAAACCAGGAAAATCAGTTTGTAAAAAGTCTAGGTACGTGTCGCCATTTAAAGTTCGtggaaaaaaggaagaatcAGTCTATCTCCAACAAATTACTGCCCATACGTCTAGACCGAACTGTTCCTGATGGCGGAATTGGCTTGTCCAGGGTCCAAACGTATGCGATGCGGTAATTCGCCATGTTGTCAAGCGTAAAGTAAACTTTGTCGGGTTTCTTAGTTTCTTGAACAAGGTTAATACCACATAACAGCCTAACTGATAGCTGGTCTCGACGAATTAAACAGTCCTTCCCCAAATTGTACTTTTTGCAGTTGCAACCGCcattaattcatattttacgTTATTAGACATATTTAGTTTGTAATTTGTTGAGATGATCAAGTTTTCGTTTTAACctcccataattttttaatagcgCAACTTCAGGCTTAAAAGTGCACAAACTTGGACGTGTATTAAGGGTAGAAGAATTATAACATAACTTTACTTACATTATACATACTGTTGCACTAATAAACTAAAGAACAACCACTAACCACTACTAACCACTAAAACTTTTTGGAAGCTCGCTAAGACTAacttaatttctgaaaaaaaaaagaaaatcggaCGCCAATTTCCGGTCCGAGGGAATATATTAGTTCCAACTAGTTTTCtcacaggtgttttttatttgatcaCCCGTTACCAGTGTGCTGTCTCAATAAAAATgctttgtgttaaaaagagacAAAAACTGTTCGGGCGAAGAATTTGCAAATCCATTTCACATTTGCAAGTAACGCCATCTTGGCCGACATGCAAAACGGatctaaacaaaaattcagtaGTTTCCGCAGTTGTGCTGTTGGGTCGTCTTGTCTCGTCCTCTTTCCGCTTCTTTTGTGGAACCTTTCGTCTTGGCTCTTCGAGTTTTTAATAGCAAACAAGGTTTTCGGTAAGTACGaattattaatacattttatttagattttaaacCAAATTAATACCATCTATTAGGGATCAGCGTTCAAACGTTACCCCCATAACGCCgcaatataatatttatggTTATTTGTCAATACCTCCTTTCCACCCTTCTAAGCTTCTAAAGTATTTTCCGAACCCCCTTCAAAATTGAGCCACATTatgtaaaaaagaaaacgttAGGACTGTTACTAATTTTGAGTGtatcatttttcttcttttccatTACAGAAATggcttcaaaaaaaaataaatgcaagaATATATACCATACTGATGAATTCTTCCTCCCAGAACACCACCAAGTGGTTAGAATTTTACGCAATAAAGGAAACTATGTTTACCAGGCTCAGGCTTCACATGGCTGCACATTCCTTGTATCTACATCTCCAAAATTTAGAAGATCACTGTGGATCAAAACTGGAAGCTACGTTTTGGTCCAGCCTATTAAGAACCACAACCAAGCCAAAGGAGAAATTGTGCAGATTTGCACCCCAAAACTCATAAGACATTTGATGCATGCTAATCTATGGCCAAAGGAGTTTGAGGTGGCTGGCTACAGAAAATCTCGTGTGCCAAAGaccaaaaatgattatatatgtataaatacCAACAATCCAAAAGATGAATCTGGTAGTTTTGATGACAGTGGttttgatatttcatttgGCAGTGAATTTGATAATTCAGATGAGAGTGAATCAGATAGTATGGAGATGGTAAATCTGATAGTTCAGATGGTGGTGACTCTGATGATTCAGATGGCAGTGACTCAGATAGTTCAGATGAAAATGAATCTAATGGTTCAGGTTGTGTTGAATCTGATAGTACAGATGGCATTGAAtctgatatttcaaattaaagtgtcagtttagataaaaataacacTGAAAGCCCTGCTCTGCCCCAACAAGAAGGTATATTTATTATGAATgggatttgtttaaattatatagCAATAGATAGATAAAAATGATCAATGCTTATTAACTATGTTTATATTgccataataataaaaacttaacaCAGCAAAATTATAAGGATAAATTCCTATCTGACTTTTCTTTATACTATTATGTGAAGTGACTAATGGCTTAAAATGTTAACCTGCTAAGGCCATTTTGACCGATTCTAGATGTGAAGTGGAAAAACCATACTTTCACAGCAtaggataaaaataaatagttgacaaaaatattttaacactttaatttatccaatttattatgcaattgaaggtaattttttttgtttaaactgctaacacatttttacacaaacaattacaattacaaaaatgaacAAGGCAGGTTAACATTAGACTGACAATGTACTACTCTGCATTActtatcattttcaaaatctgcaGGATTTTTCCTCATCATATGGAGATGTTCCTTTTCAACTTGGTCATATACAATGTAGGAAAGACCTAATGCTATAAAGAAAAACTCGTGCAAATTTTCACATAAGTGAACTGAGGCTTTCTAAGAGTCTCTACTTACGAGGAACCACATAGGGTATATTTGACAATATCCTTGACACAGTATTGCCAAAACCAGGCACAAGAGCCCCACCGAAAGCTCTCAATTCGAACGGGGAAAGCCTATAAGTAATGATGCCGCGGTATTTCCAAAGTCCACCAAATCCGTGACCCATTGCGATTAGCTCTGGAAATGGGAAAAGCTTACATAACGTATCGTTATTAcgattggaaaaataaaatttgtgacAAATGTACGGTATAGAGAGTTGAAGGACTTAGGGATAGGGGCATAAGAGTAATGTTTTTTACTTACAATTTTgtgcttaatttaatttaaaaagtaataactCCCAAAAAAAACTAGATGTTCATTGAAATATTAGGGGTTTTCGGAAAGACAAATCTAGTTCGGATTCATTCCTGTCAATTGATTCTAAAGTAATTGGTTGACTGGCTGTCGTGGAAATTAATTCGATATCTACGAGAACAGCAAGGTATCAACAAAGTGTAGACTAACGTTTCGAAAAGGCCTATTGATATGACAAGTTGATCATTCAACATCACAGCTAAATCAACATATTTTTTAGCTGTTTAGGTTAGTTGATAGTgtggtttattttttcaaacgtttaTTGTACTGTTCAGTGttattcttcaaattttctggGTCAACGAAAACTTTCGGTAAGTACGAATTATTAgtacatatttttaagttataaaCCAAACAAATGCTATTTATTAGATCATCACGTTCATACGTTTTCTCCATAACATTGCATTGCAACATATATGGCTATATTTCAATACTCTATTTTTGCCAAAAGCGCTCTATTTCAATCGATCAACTGGCGAATAGCCAAAAGGCtctataacaaaatttatccaaaatctacacgtaaaatatttataccaAATTCTGATAAAAAACCAGTATGCCTTAAACCTAAACGTCCAAAGACGCACCCTCCTAGATTCAATGAACTCGGCATTCAGATGCTGTCAAAACCACTATATGATCAAATATTTCCTGATTCTCATAAGGAGCCTACAATCACAAGagaattaattgaattaagCCAATCTGAACTATTAAAACATAACATGAAGAGGGAAGACATAGAAATGCAACGTGAAGTTGATTTTAACCTGCCCCCTCTAAAAGGTGCAAATATTGAAgatcattttttgaatattggcAATGAGCAAATTCAGTGTTATAAAGATTTACTTTCCGAGCTTTTAAAGCATATTCCTGATCCCCCCCAAAATTGGTTGATGCAGCAAGGCTGGATTCGTTATGAGCCTGGACAATTGCCGCAGAAAGTTGACTATCCCCTTGAAGATGCCTTAGTTTTTGACGTAGAAACTTGTGTAAGGGTGGGCAAGGCCCCTACATTAGCCACAGCAGTGTCAAATAAAGCTTGGTATGGTTGGATTAGCACCACCCTAATTGATGGGACATTCATTCCAAATACAACTCATCAGTACCACTTAGACACATTAGTGCCTTTAGAGAGTATGGCTGAAGATTGTGGACAAAATTTAAGCGAACACCAACTTAAGCCAAAAATCATTGTAGGGCACAATGTGTCTTTTGATAGAGCTCGGATTAAAGAGCAATATTGGATTAATAAAACTAAGACGCGTTTTGTTGATACCATGAGCTTACATGTTTGTATTAGTGGCTTAACCAGCTATCAGAGAGCCATtatgaaatcttcaaaagtcatcGAGGAGGATGAAGTATGGAAAGACAACAgttctttaaataatttagtagATGTGTATAACCTTTACTGTGGGGGCAAACTAAGCAAGGAAACAAGAAACCTTTTCTTAGAGGGTTCATTATCAGAGAttaaagaacattttcaaGAAGTTATGAACTATTGTTGTGGGGATGTCATTGCCACTTACGATGTCCTGAAAGTGCAATACCCGCTATTTCTTGAACGATTTCCACATCCGGTAACATTTGCAGGAATGCTCGAACTGGGCACTGCATACTTGCCGCTAAATGAAAACTGGAATCGTTATATTACGGATTCAGAACAATCATTTGAAGATTTAGAGAAGGAGGGCAAGATCATTTTGGCTCGAAGGGCTGATGAGGCATGTCAGCTAATGCATCATGAGAAATATAAAGAGGATTTGTGGTTTTGGGATGAGGATTGGGGGGTTAaacaattaaagttaaaaaaggtTGTTGCTAAgggtaaaaaatttgaagaattgaAGCAGAAAAAAGAAGATGAAGAAGTTGATGAGCTTGAACAGAAATTTAGAGATTTGTGGAAGACTGGAGAGCAGTTACCGAAAAATCGGACCTTGTTGCCAGGATATCCAAACTGGTAAGTACACCACGGGGGGCAGATCGCTGAGGTATTTTGATGTATAGTGCGTTACAAATTTGAGGCAATTGATATCTTGGAAAGTGTGAAAGATACAATGTTAGTTAAAATATGGCAAAGTTGCACAATGAGCCGGATTTTTCCGGATATCTCCAAAACCACTTGGGATTTTGTAATTCTCAAAAAGGTGTTTTGTGATGAAAGGACCCATTGCTCATTTTTACTACAATTTAACTAACCTAATGTCTCGTTTGATTTCTGTGGTCTCAATGATCACCCTTGTATTTAGGACGACCTGTatatactaaaaatatttataaaagtaaCTGAATTCACActatttattagatatttcgAAGTATTTCTGAAGTATAtttctttggaaaaattcATCAGCTATCTATCCCTCAGTGCCCCTTTAAAGATCTGGGCCAAAGTTTATTAACTCACACGTAGGTATAGAAAACTGTGCACTAAACCAGGCTCCACGCTAGACTGGGTTCCAGGACCGCACCTAATAAGTACGTCAATGAAGATTTCTCCTAAATTATTGTCACTTACTTGGGAAGGATATCCTTTGCATCACATAAAGAACAAAGGCTGGGGGTTTCTAGTTCCTTTCTCCCATGATCTGGATATAAGCACTCAACTGCCATTACAAAAACTGTTGGAAAAATGTCCTTTGCTAACCCAAAAACCGGACAGTGTTGATGGAAGCGAGGCAATGGCGATTATTGCTAAATCCGTTGATGAGCATTTGTGCAAAAAGGAATATTATTCTCATTTAAAGAAAGATAAAACTGGAGGATTGTACAGAGGTAAAGCTCAATGAGAGTTCTAGTACAGATTATCACTAATGGATATCTATGTTATTGTAATGCTGGATAATGCTGCGTACTTACATTCTCATGGTCAAATATCCTGCTAAACTCAATATATAACAAGAGATCCATTGGTCCTACAGCTGAACATCCTCTATCCTCTAATTTTAGGAACTGGCATTTGGTGCAATGAAGAAGTAGATGGATGCTGCTGGTTTTTCAAACTTCCTCATAAAGATGGGGCTGCATATAACGTTGGAAATCCTTTAGCTAAGGA
The genomic region above belongs to Euwallacea fornicatus isolate EFF26 chromosome 35, ASM4011564v1, whole genome shotgun sequence and contains:
- the LOC136348795 gene encoding probable RNA-binding protein EIF1AD → MASKKNKCKNIYHTDEFFLPEHHQVVRILRNKGNYVYQAQASHGCTFLVSTSPKFRRSLWIKTGSYVLVQPIKNHNQAKGEIVQICTPKLIRHLMHANLWPKEFEVAGYRKSRVPKTKNDYICINTNNPKDESGSFDDSGFDISFGSEFDNSDESESDSMEMVNLIVQMVVTLMIQMAVTQIVQMKMNLMVQVVLNLIVQMALNLIFQIKVSV
- the tam gene encoding DNA polymerase subunit gamma-1, mitochondrial; the encoded protein is MAIFQYSIFAKSALFQSINWRIAKRLYNKIYPKSTRKIFIPNSDKKPVCLKPKRPKTHPPRFNELGIQMLSKPLYDQIFPDSHKEPTITRELIELSQSELLKHNMKREDIEMQREVDFNLPPLKGANIEDHFLNIGNEQIQCYKDLLSELLKHIPDPPQNWLMQQGWIRYEPGQLPQKVDYPLEDALVFDVETCVRVGKAPTLATAVSNKAWYGWISTTLIDGTFIPNTTHQYHLDTLVPLESMAEDCGQNLSEHQLKPKIIVGHNVSFDRARIKEQYWINKTKTRFVDTMSLHVCISGLTSYQRAIMKSSKVIEEDEVWKDNSSLNNLVDVYNLYCGGKLSKETRNLFLEGSLSEIKEHFQEVMNYCCGDVIATYDVLKVQYPLFLERFPHPVTFAGMLELGTAYLPLNENWNRYITDSEQSFEDLEKEGKIILARRADEACQLMHHEKYKEDLWFWDEDWGVKQLKLKKVVAKGKKFEELKQKKEDEEVDELEQKFRDLWKTGEQLPKNRTLLPGYPNWYRKLCTKPGSTLDWVPGPHLISTSMKISPKLLSLTWEGYPLHHIKNKGWGFLVPFSHDLDISTQLPLQKLLEKCPLLTQKPDSVDGSEAMAIIAKSVDEHLCKKEYYSHLKKDKTGGLYRGTGIWCNEEVDGCCWFFKLPHKDGAAYNVGNPLAKDFLNKFSENVLAGDSKSAEEVLTLARKVSYWRNNRSRILEQMVVWLPEEHLPQTVKKSGMILGAIVPQVVVCGTLTRRAMEPTWMTASNAHLERIGSELKAMIQAPPGYNIVGADVDSQELWIASVLGDAHRAKMHGGTPLGWMTLSGTKAKKTDMHSVTAQAVGISRDHAKVINYARIYGAGQQFAERLLRQFNPSMSESDAKSKAQKMFALTKGRKLYILRPEYLMEFEDKPYGKWQALQMAKAWGKSVDQVFCDSKWVGGTESAMFNRLEEIANGPEPRTPFLGGRLTRALECRSPNEDRFMTTRVNWVVQSGAVDFLHLLLTCMKWIMGDKVRFCISFHDEVRYIVPEKYKYSAALALHVANLLTRSFCCHRLGIYDLPQSVAFFSSVEIDSVLRKECNDDCQTPSNPHGLEKGYGIKYGESLDIYQTIEKAQGKDSCWFEGDASKEAHRRNDGK